A single window of Coregonus clupeaformis isolate EN_2021a unplaced genomic scaffold, ASM2061545v1 scaf0493, whole genome shotgun sequence DNA harbors:
- the LOC121559397 gene encoding sialic acid-binding Ig-like lectin 14, whose protein sequence is MWVLIWAALLLSLTERTTCNKQPQTPPPWTITFSPAEITAEKGLCAVISCTFSHAENFNPTAAIWFKCPKNGKCDQDENIIIHSETPSKAQEGYRKRVSLLETDLTKKNCSVIINNIRKNDAGEYQFRLLSAYTYSKKVKITVRALTQKPSVLTPPLTEGEPATLTCTAPRICSGTPPNITWTWRGTGDNITELRDNTTIQKREDLTSVTTSHFSTLTFTPSAEHHNMKVTCQVTFQKKHQIEETVTLNVTYVKDPQITGNKTVKEDGTLDLTCNVDSYPPSDITWSKNRTSAPLQNYTENATLTISNVTRERAGEYVCTAQHLNRTMTASTVVTVMYHPVILPGSGCVDQAEVMTCVCVSQGVPLPLIEWPLLELNTEKYSLTTSVFGSSMNSTICLPVINHTNNTSVECVSRNTVGVVRGKLQETQEGRKQRDLSEGCGNAVLPWTIAGVSLSVTVAILIYLSSNAYIRMQGMNGKPKEEASTYISLDKKDMTQEEYEVMARRPR, encoded by the exons ATGTGGGTCCTCATCTGGGcagctctacttctctctctgacAGAGAGAACCACATGCAACA aacagccacaaacaccaccaccctggaccatCACCTTCAGTCCAGCAGAGATAACAGCAGAGAAGGGACTATGTGCTGTTATTTCATGTACCTTCAGTCATGCAGAGAACTTCAATCCTACTGCAGCAATATGGTTTAAATGCCCTAAAAATGGCAAATGTGATCAGGATGAAAACATAATTATCCACTCTGAAACGCCCTCTAAAGCTCAGGAGGGTTACAGAAAGAGAGTGTCTCTACTGGAGACTGATCTGACAAAGAAGAACTGTAGTGTAATCATCAACAACATCAGAAAGAATGATGCTGGAGAGTATCAGTTCAGACTGCTAAGTGCATATACATACTCCAAGAAAGTGAAAATCACAGTGAGAG CTCTGACCCAGAAGCCCTCAGTGTTGACTCCTCCtctgacagagggagaaccagctactctgacctgcactgcccCGAGGATCTGCTCTGGAACTCCTCCTAACATCACATGGAcatggagagggacaggagacAACATCACTGAGCTCAGAGACAATACCACCATACAGAAGAGAGAGGACCTGACCAGCGTCACAACATCCCACTTCTCAACTTTGACCTTTACCCCCTCAGCTGAGCACCACAACATGAAGGTTACGTGTCAAGTAACCTTTCAGAAAAAACATCAAATTGAAGAGACAGTAACTTTGAATGTGACAT ATGTGAAAGACCCCCAAATAACTGGAAATAAAACAGTGAAGGAGGATGGTACCCTGGATCTGACCTGTAATGTTGACAGTTACCCACCATCTGACATCACTTGGAGTAAGAACAGGACAAGTGCCCCACTTCAGAATTACACTGAAAATGCCACTCTCACCATCTCCAATGTGACAAGAGAACGTGCTGGGGAGTATGTGTGTACAGCGCAACACCTCAACAGGACTATGACAGCTTCCACTGTTGTCACTGTGATGT ACCATCCTGTGATTCTTCCTGGCTCTGGGTGTGTGGATCAGGCAGAGGtcatgacctgtgtgtgtgtcagtcagggGGTTCCCTTACCCCTCATAGAGTGGCCACTGCTGGAGCTCAACACAGAGAAGTACAGCCTCACTACATCAGTGTTCGGGTCCTCAATGAACAGCACCATCTGCCTGCCTGTTATAAACCACACCAACAACACCAGTGTGGAGTGTGTCAGCAGAAATACTGTGGGTGTAGTGAGAGGGAAGTTGCAGGAAACGCAAGAAGGAAGGAAACAGAGAG ATCTTTCTGAAGGATGTGGGAATGCAGTTCTCCCCTGGACCATAGCTGGTGTGTCTCTCAGTGTGACTGTTGCCATCCTCATCTACCTGTCTTCAAATGCTTACATACG GATGCAAGGTATGAATGGGAAGCCAAAAGAAGAGGCGAGCACCTACATCTCATTGGATAAAAAAGACATGACTCAGGAAGAGTATGAGGTCATGGCCAGGCGTCCAAGATGA